A region of the Conyzicola lurida genome:
GAGCGTGCCGGTCGCGAGTCCCTTGCCGGCGGCGGCAGTGGTTTTCTGGTCAGACATCGTCGTCTCCCCTCGGGTGGTACCGCGATATTACTTGATGCGCACCGTGTACAGGGCGACGGCGCTGGCGGCCGCGACGTTGAGCGAATCGACGCCGTGCATCATCGGAATCGTCACGACCGTATCGGCGTTCTCGAGGGCGGCCCGGCTCAGTCCGTCACCCTCCGACCCGAGCAGCATGGCCACCTTGTGAGGGGCGGATGCCGCAAAGGCGTCGAGTTCCACGGCATCGTCGGCCAGCGCGAGTGCCGCGATGTGGAAGCCCGCGTCCCGCAGCAGGTCCGCGCCCTCCGGCCACTCGGGCAGGCGGGTCCACGGCACCTGCAGCACGGTGCCCATGCTCACCCGCACGCTGCGGCGGTAGAGCGGGTCGGCGCAGCGCGGGGTGATCAGCACGGCGTCGGCACCGAGGCCCGCGACCGAGCGGAAGATCGCGCCGATGTTCGTGTGGTCGACGATATCCTCGAGCACGACGACGCGGCGGGCGCCCTCGAGCAGCTCGGCCACGGGCAGCAGCTCGGGCCGGTGCATCGACGCGAGCGCTCCGCGGTGCATGTCGAACCCGGTGAGCTGCTTGAGCAGCTCGGGAGCGCCGACGAAGACGGGTACGTCGTCGAATCCGGTGTCGGCGAGCAGCGCTTCGACGTCGGGCAGCCACTGTTCGATCAGCAGGAAGGACCGAGGGCGGTGCCCGGCGGCGAGAGCGCGGCCGATCACCTTCGTCGACTCGGCGATGTACAACCCGCCTGCCGGTTCGCTCACGCGTCGCAGCGCGACATCCGTCAGAGATCTGAAGTCACGCAGTTCGTCGCGCTCGAGGTCGGTGATTCTCTCGATGCGCATACAACGGTGTCCAATTCTGGTCGGGATGTCGGGTGTGGGATGCCGCCGACAGCGAACACTGACAGCTATCGGAAACATAACGGTAAAGCGGAGCGTTTACTCTGGGACTAGCTTCACTACCGGGAAGAGAAAACGCGTGACAATTCCGTACGTCCATTCTCCCGTGTCCCACACCGACACGCAGACGCAGCTCGACGCCGCCGTCGACGTGCTGCGCGGACGGCGGATCGCGTTGCTCACCGGCGCCGGGCTCAGCACCGACTCGGGAATCCCCGACTACCGCGGAGCCGGAGCCCCCGTGCGCACCCCCATGACCTTCTCGCAGTTCCTCGGCGACGTGAACTTCCGCAAGCGCTACTGGGCCGGAAGCCACCTCGGCTGGAAGCGGTTCGCCGCCGCCGCGCCGAACGCCGGGCACACCGCGATCGCCGACCTCGAGGCCGCAGGCCTGGTCAACGGCGTCATCACCCAGAACGTCGACGGCCTGCACCTGCGTGCGGGATCGCAGCGCGTCGTCGACCTGCACGGTTCGATGGACCGCGTGCGCTGCCTCACCTGCGGCCAGTACTACGCGCGCGGCGACATCGCGGCCCGGCTCGCGGCCGCCAACCCGTGGATCGAGGGCGACGACCTGCCCCTCTCCCCCGACGGCGACGTGCAGATCGCCTCGGTGGACGATTTCGTGGTGCCCGAGTGCAGCGTCTGCGGCGGGCTGCTCAAGCCCGACGTGGTGTTCTTCGGCGAGTTCGTGCCGGTCGAGAAGTTCACCGAGGCCTCCGCGCTCGTGCAGCGCGCCGAGGCGTTCGTGGTCGCCGGGTCGTCCCTGATGGTCAACTCGGGTATCCGCCTGCTCGACCAGGCGGTCAAGAAGAAACTCCCGGTCGTCATCATCAACCGCGGTGTCACCAAGGGCGACTCGCGCGCTGTGGTTAAGATCGAAGCAGGAACCTCGGAGACGCTCGTCTCGCTCCTGACGAGGCTCGGCGCCTAGCCCAGCCGTCAGCCCGCCTACGGTTCCCGCTACCGAGGGACCGCTCATGACGTTGATCTACCTCGTCCGCCACGGCGAGACGGACTGGAACCGAGAACGCCGCATTCAGGGCAGTACCGACATCCCGCTGAACGACACCGGCCGCGCGCAGGCCGCGACCACCGGACGGCTGCTCGCCACCCGCGAGTGGGACGGCGTCTACGCCAGTCCGCTTTCGCGCGCCTACGAGACCGGCGCGATCATCGCGCGCGAGCTGGGGCTGCCCGAACCGGGAGTGGTCCCGGACCTGGTCGAGCGCAACTACGGCTTGGCCGAGGGCCTCACCGGCGACGAGATCGACGCGCGCTTCCCCGACGCCGTGCCCGGCCGGGAAACCCGCGAGGAGGTCGCCGCACGCGCGCTGCCCGCGCTCGTCAGTCTCGCCGAGCAGCACCCCGGCGAGTCGATCGTGGTCGTCAGCCACGGCGGCCTCATCCGCACCGTGCTCACCGAGGTCGCAGGGGCCGCGCACACCGAACCGATCCGCAACGGCTCCGTGCACAGCTTCCGGCACACCGACGGCACCCTCGACCTCATCGCGTTCGACGACCCGATCGAGGTCGAATCGCTCGACTGCGCGACC
Encoded here:
- a CDS encoding TrmH family RNA methyltransferase, producing the protein MRIERITDLERDELRDFRSLTDVALRRVSEPAGGLYIAESTKVIGRALAAGHRPRSFLLIEQWLPDVEALLADTGFDDVPVFVGAPELLKQLTGFDMHRGALASMHRPELLPVAELLEGARRVVVLEDIVDHTNIGAIFRSVAGLGADAVLITPRCADPLYRRSVRVSMGTVLQVPWTRLPEWPEGADLLRDAGFHIAALALADDAVELDAFAASAPHKVAMLLGSEGDGLSRAALENADTVVTIPMMHGVDSLNVAAASAVALYTVRIK
- a CDS encoding Sir2 family NAD-dependent protein deacetylase, translated to MSHTDTQTQLDAAVDVLRGRRIALLTGAGLSTDSGIPDYRGAGAPVRTPMTFSQFLGDVNFRKRYWAGSHLGWKRFAAAAPNAGHTAIADLEAAGLVNGVITQNVDGLHLRAGSQRVVDLHGSMDRVRCLTCGQYYARGDIAARLAAANPWIEGDDLPLSPDGDVQIASVDDFVVPECSVCGGLLKPDVVFFGEFVPVEKFTEASALVQRAEAFVVAGSSLMVNSGIRLLDQAVKKKLPVVIINRGVTKGDSRAVVKIEAGTSETLVSLLTRLGA
- a CDS encoding histidine phosphatase family protein yields the protein MTLIYLVRHGETDWNRERRIQGSTDIPLNDTGRAQAATTGRLLATREWDGVYASPLSRAYETGAIIARELGLPEPGVVPDLVERNYGLAEGLTGDEIDARFPDAVPGRETREEVAARALPALVSLAEQHPGESIVVVSHGGLIRTVLTEVAGAAHTEPIRNGSVHSFRHTDGTLDLIAFDDPIEVESLDCATEDIEDQNAVESRESLV